ACAACACCGATTCAACACTGACAAATAAATACAGAAAAGCACTTGATTTTTTCTAACTTGCGATGTCCCTCTTTCAATTCTTCCTATGCTTGCATCATGCAACATAGCTGTTTAGTTTTTTCATGGCCTAAATGAATTTTGCATGACACAGATGGCATTTGCTTGAGTAGTGAAAATGCAGAGAAGGAAACATTGTTGGAATCTGAAGGGCAACAGTCAACACTCTGCTCAGCTCATGATTCACAGAATATTCAGAACAATAGCATTGTAACTTCTggatcttatggtgacactcaGATCTACGGAGAGAAAGAAAATCCTAAATACAGTCGCTCCCCGTCTTTCTGTgacaacaaaaatgcattttcttctGTGGTTGGTTTTCGTCAACTTTGTTGCTTAACGTCATGTACCTCCAAATTCTTCTTGCGAGCTTACTGAGTTAGTGTTTCCTGATCTTGTGTTTGTTGTAGTGTCCTACTGGTCGCATCTCTTTCAAGCTTTATGATTGGAATCCTGCAGAATTTCCTCGACGACTCCGGCACCAAGTATTAAAGGATTATTATTACAGTTTAGTATATAAGTGCGAGGATGATGCATATTTCTGCAAAAGTATGTTACAATTTACTTGACTAAGGGCTGAATGTTCCTTGCAGATATTTCAATGGTTAGCTAGCATGCCTGTTGAATTGGAGGGATACATCCGCCCTGGCTGTACAATATTGACAGTGTTCATTGCAATGCCCAAGTTTATGTGGGTTAAGGTAATGTATATGAAGTTTCGCCCTATTGTCTTTGTCGTTATTTAACATCAACAAAGTTTGAAAATCAATAGCACACTAACTTTACTGAAAGATTAATTGCCTTTTTTATCTGAACCTCTTTTTTTATGATAGATCACATTGTGCATTGATAATTCACTCGTTAACTCCTGTGAATGCTCTGCATTTAACATCGCAGGGTTATGGCCTCAGGAATTTGATGTCCTGGGTTCAAATCCACCCTTCCCCTTCCCTCCTTTTTAAATCCCACCCTGCCGtgctataaaaaataaataattaaaaaaatcactGAGTTATGGCCATGCTTTTTTATCCGGGTTGTGGATTCAAATGTCTAATTGATAGGACTTTTCCTTAATCTAACTCCTGCATTTAATTGCATTGAGCAGTTATCCGAGAAGCCAGCTGAGTGCTTGCACAACTTGGTTCTCTCTCCTGGAAGCATGCTATCTGGCCGGGACACTTTTTATATTTATCTTAACAACATGATATTCCGTGTGATAAAAGGTAACTTGTCAGTTTAGATATCATTTGCGATGGACCATCATATTTTACTTGCCATGTACTCATTTCCCTTGCAGTACTGCTTGTAAGGTATCCAAGGATTAACTACtattttgccttttgatggttATGATCATGGCTACTATCTTTCAGAAGACCATGGAGTAATTATTGGCTGACTCAGGGGTACTGCTATCAGTTGTCTCTGTGGCATAGAACTTTGAACCACATGAAATTTTTAGGTCACACATTTTTTAAATGTAATAGATATTTACTTCACGTGGaacttttttcttaaatttgcATTTGCACAAATTTCAAATTGCTTTGATATAATCCTTCATCATATAACATGGACAAAGATGTTAAGGGATTCTTGGTTCTGTCATAAAAAATATCATCTGTTTTCAGAAccctgtcaaaaaaaaaaaggctcaaTTAGGAAATAATCAAAGCCGGAAGTTGTTGTATGTGGAACTATAATCTGAAAATCAAGGTTAGGTTACTATTCTTAATCAGGATGACCTTTGTTATGTTGCTGCGATTTCCTATTTTAGAATGGTAGACCAGTATCCTTTAATATCAGGGTTTATTGCTATTGTACTTATAGAAGCAACCCTAGGAGTCTGACTCCTAAAACCTGAACTATACATATTGTAGTTCTTTGGCAAGGATATGGTTCTTTAAACCAGGACATCATCAAGCTATAAAATCCTTGAATTTGCAgtaattgttcatttaattGTGTATTGAAACAGGTGGAAGTTCTCTCTTCAAAGTTAAGGTTAATGAACAGGCTCCAAAGCTCCATCATGTTCATCATACATGCTTTGAGGCTGGAAAGCCAATGGAGTTTGTTGCCTGTGGAAGTAACCTTCTTCCGTCTAAACTTCGGTATGTCACTGCAGCTTTACTTAAAGAGATAGTAGTAAAACTGTTTCTCTGCACTCATCTTGGACAATCACTCATATAATTATGCTAAGGCCAAATTATAAGGTGCAAAGATAACTGCTTCTAGTTTTGCCTCGGCCGGTTTGTGTGATGTAAGTTTATGTATTTTGATGTTTGTAGTTTCAAGGATAATACATGTGCTAGGGGTTTGAGAAAATACAAGGTTCCTTTTAAGAACAAGTATGATTGAAgcatgtgagagaacagaaggATTCATTTATTTAGTGGTTTTATTGAAGCCAAAAAGCTGCATCTTCACTAAAGTACTTTTAATATGCTGTTTCAAAGTGACTATGTAATTGCCTATGAATGTAGAATGTCAGCAAAGCGATGGTATAACTGTTGGTCGGACCATGCTTGCTTTGGTTctttttggagattatatgaatATAATGTGTGTTGTCCATGCAGGTTCCTTGTATCTTTCATGGGAAAATATCTAGCCCATGATCTTTGTGTTTCATCATCATGCGGTAAGACTGAAGGGGATGCTGGTAGCCTAAACCATCATTCATTCAAGATATCTGTTCCTCAAACGGAACCTGGAATCTTTGGCCCTGCATTTGTTGAGGTAGAACTTCCTGTAAATCCTCTTTTTAAATGACTGGACACCTTTTAATTGTATGTCTTAATATGTATCTATAGTTTTCTGATCATGACTTTCTTATTAAGAATACTTTGAGAAAAGATATAAATTCTACTTCTGATTATATGCCCATTATTGTGGCTATACTAGGACTACTTATTTTGGAAATGCAAGAGGTTTTCTGAACTGAGATTTAGGTCCTTGAAACTTGTCTTTGTAGGTTGAGAATGAATTTGGCCTTTCGAATTTTATTCCTGTCCTTATCGGCGAcaaagaaatttgtgcagaaATGAATATAATGCAGCAAAGATTTGCTGCTAAACCATGTATTAAAGGACTACAGCTTTCAGCTACTAGTTCATGTGGAGTTTCTGACTTGAGACAAACAGAATTTTCAGAATTTATTATGGATGTAGCATGGTCACTGAAGAAGCCTGTCATGAAATCATCTACGCAATTTCTCACATCTGTGCAGATCAAAAGGTTTACtaatcttttgaattttctaataGAAAATGAGTCTACTGCCATACTGGACAGAGTGGTGTATTATACGAGAGTTTTGATCGACAAGAATTTTGTTGCAACCAACATCACTGATGCTGATATGGAGCACTTGTGGATGAATTTGGACAAGGCAAGAGACATACTTTATCAGAAATTGCGACGAAATGAAcatcaattaaataattcaagaaagttTTTGCTAGGGGAAAGGTCTTTCAATCGAAGCTCCCTGGATCATATGTCATCTGTTGCAACATCAAACAGCCAGGTGAAGGCTTTTTCCGCTGCCCCTAAATGGTTGTGGGTCATTTATGATCATTTAGGCGATTGATTACTGTGTCATCAAATTTGAAGGTTACGACTATCTGCTTATAATTGGATGTTGCCCTGTTAATTTTTCATGAACTTTTTGATGTCTTGGAGTACACTGGAGTCGACATTTTGAAAGCTGGACTCTTTTTTCCAAACATCCAAATTTTGAGTTTTGCACCAAGACTGGTGGAACTtctttattccttttctttttgttatttttcatgtttttttcCCTTCTGGGTACAGATTCCTGTCTAGACCCTAAAGCAGCTGGAGCCTGTTCACTGGTATCCTTTTCTATGCTGATTAaacatgttttcctttttctgaaCGAGACATTGACTTTGAAATTGCAGGGTGAGGAGGTAACAAGTAAGGCAAAGTTAACTGCTAGAGTGGACATATCTTCTTCTCACGAGGGAGGAACAACGGTCCCTCTTCTGACCGGAGAGGTGGTCATGAGAGTAAACGTTAGTGAACGACCGGGAAAATCTTGCAGTCCTTTGTTGATTAAAACGGGTTTTTCCTCTCGGCCTCTCATTTTTGCAGTAACTGCTGCTACTGTGTGTATTGGACTCTGCGCCGTCCTCTTCCACCCTGAGACGGTTGGTGAAGTAGCCACGACGATTCGCAAGTGTTTGCAACAGAATTCGTAGTGTTGTAAGTTGCTCCAATCCAGAGCAGGTGTACCGGAATGTAGATGGAATGATACCGCAATGTACAGTAAAGATTTAGGGATTAAGGTGATTAATCACAAGGTGGTGAATGTTATGTTCTTGCCTTGATGCTCGAAGTTGAGCTGGCTGTGGAATATGCAGCATTTGTATGGTTTTGGAGGCACCCAACAAGTTGAAATGGTACTCAGCATGGCATACAAAAACCGACGGTACATGGTTTCAATTGTTGGAAGGATTATATTGTTTTTCCCTTGATTGAAAAGACAGCCTGGCGTATCGATGTTGCTCCTGTATTTTGTTCTTAAACGTTGTACCAATTGtagatttctctttttttctgtaTCAAGTTTTGGTAGAATAGAAATGTTATATGTTTTTACGATCCTATCCTAGCTACTCGGTTCATGGCATCAAAATAATTTCAAGTGTCACTTAATAGTAGGTGTGTTCTTGACTTGGAACTGTGAGTAGcttcattatttatttatttatttatttatgttctGTATTGATTATGGGGAATATATCCCTGAAATTCGAATACTTGGCTGTCCCAAGTTTCTCTGATAAGACAGTTCATCAATTTGCGGACAAATTCTCATCTTCCCTTTTAAAGATTTGAATTTATGCAGTTTCATATGAATGTTTTGCTGTTAAATTTGACTGGCACAGGATCCAGGATTTCTTCTGCTTTAAGAACTTGATAGCTCTTATGAAAGGAACCAAACTGcctaaaaaaaactaatgatAATGATCATGCTAGTAATTATAGAGGccttaaaaagaaagaaaagggaaaaaaaaaaaaattcagcacAGAAGTTTGAACGAGTTCATTCATGTGCTTCTGAACTTTGACTACTAATGCCCGAACATATTTTCTCCTCTCCTTCGTATTTGCGGCTGGGATTCAGCTGGCCAAAATGTTCGGTCCAAAATTTtttgggaaaatcgttcaaaactattttttccgCGCATCGCTTTATGTACATAAAAAGAAAGATTGCAACTACTGAAAAAACTAGACGCAAGCTTGAGTGGTCCGTGTGCGTTTGGATAGTCGATTATTTgcacaaatttatttatttacatcacaaatatatttttaattgtctTTTTATTTTACAGATATTACATTAAGAAAGCGTTACTGtaatcttttttctttaaaaaaaattatctcaaataatttactatccaaaaTATTTCCAACCGCGAAATTTTACTGTATTTCTTTATTgtcattattattgttgttgttgttggtgGTTCGACAGTGTCAACATATGAGCAAGAAAACACATGAATTTGTTCCCAACAGACAGACTTTAGCTAAACTTGGCTTTGTGTCCTTGTCTAAACTCTAATGTCGCCAAAAAGTAACATGATTGTCAATTCAAGTCATCTATCTGTTCTGAATGATGTCATGGATTCAAAGCTCAAGCAATCGATACGCCCATCGAATCTTAAGAATGCATGTACTGTTAAGTTCACTAATTTAATACACCAACAATTGGAAGACAACTTGGCATTTAATTTGtgcaaaaaacaaaagatggTGCAGTAAAGAAAGATTGACGTCCGTATTATGATTACTTCCTGCATCTCCTCGCAAATGatttggtgacaccaaagtccATGCAAAGTTGTTACAGAAAGTTCAGAAAACTAGCTAGAGCGGAAATGGGAGGGTGGTGTtatcctatctttcttttcttttgccaaagtTGAGGAAACTCAgactttttgaaataaataaacCTAATTTTTCGAACAACCTTTAAAAGTCAGCAACTTTTAAAGGCGTGTTCAGGGGACTTATCTACCCATTAACCCAACCCCCCAATTCcgatgtgagataaaaaaaatctaCAGGGTGTCCCGCTGTTAAGAAGTAAAGACCCCCTGGACCTCCTGAGAATGAGTGGGGGGTGTTATCCTATCAGTTATGTCATCTTTGAAAGATCAGTCTAATCAAACAATATGCTGGTCCCTTATATGCCCCCAAAGTCAAATGTCTTTTGGCCAAATGTGATGAACATTGAGCatacacaaaaagaaaaaaaaaaaaaaaaaaaggtggttCTTGTTATTCCCACCCAGAATTGAAAAGTTGGTCCATGCTTTCAGGGGCTGGATTTGGCCACTATTGGGGGGCCAGCCAACTCTGGaatttggtttatttcttgtcTTGATTTAAAATGGCAACTTTGGACCCCCTTGACttaatttttaacaatttcatctgaattttttttttttgatattgccGTCCTTATATCcatatttaatttaaattatgaaACTACTGGGCATTCATTTGTAAGTCTGAACTCCAAGTTCTTGAGCATCAAGACAATGAACCATTAGTTAAATAAACTGTTCACTGCACCGGTGGTCGTCGGATAGGCATAAAAAGAGTAGTTAGGTGGATGCAGGAAATCAAGAAATAAGCCCGTTTGAGTTGCTATTTTCTGGAGTatttgtaaaaaagaaaaactattaTTATAGTGATTTAACGTATATAATTTAAAATGATAATCGAAAAATGTGttcatataaaatataaaaacctTGATTTTGGCATTGATGTGCTGTAAAATTATGGCATGCTTGCCAAATTCTGTATAACTTAGACCCCGTTCGGCAAGcgagttttttgggtgtttgtttaAAACTTTGCTGTAACttattgtagaagtttttaaaaaaattttttgaattttttgagattactgcagctaaagtttttaaaaagcTTGTAGCAgataaacttgacaaaaaactcAAGTGCAAACAGGGCCTTAGTGTTCATTCCAAAGGGATGATGATGTTTATTTTCTTGTGGCAAGTTGGTCCACTTGTTTGGTTCTAgtttatcttcttcttttttcttttttctttttttttttgtcttcgaCAAACAATTGATTTGGTGTAACCACTTGCAAGTACAACAATGCTTAATATTCATAATGAGATATGAGATGTGACCAAACTAGTGAGGTGAGACCTGTACAACAGCCTCACACGAAGACAAAAGGATTCTGTGGCACCGATCATCTTAACGTTGAATAGTAAGCAAATCATTGACCGCCAAGTCGGATCTGAGTAATCCAAGGATTTTCTCTAATAAAATAGACAATAAGGAATATACTACTATTTCCACTATTTTCTAAGCCAGCCCATTTTCCTAATAGAAATGAATTGATCAAATGGTCCTCAAAAAAAGAATCCAATGTCTTCTACTTCTTAAATcttgatcatttgtttcctgTTTAGCACttgtaattttttgattttacaATTCCTCCCACTTTACCAGGCAATTTAACCCTTCCCGACTTTGTAATTTATCATATCATATGTTTAAAGGGCCTATTCTAAATTGACTGAGTAAATGGGGTGCTGAAACCACACTTTGAAACATtgaattttgtcaaattcaATTTCACTAATTTATTTTTTACCTTTGCGATTCCGGCAGATTGTATTTGGAGCTTTTTAAAGGAATTAAACTTTGCATGtggaaaaaccctttttttgtAATCATAAAAACATTTGCACTGAGCCTCTTactgtatatatttttttcctttgttaaTAAATTTGTTCAATCCTTACTTGTAACTTTTCTGTCCCTTAGCatcgattaaaaaaaatttgggagGCCGAAAGGATTTTTGTATACAATAATATAAACCTCTATAATAGACTttgttcaaaagaaaaaaaaaaaagacttttaAGTAGACATttatataacttttttttttttttgataatgatATTGATATAACTTAAAAGAAAGTATCTGGGGAGGTTACATAATTACAATATAGTTTGAAGGATCGAGGGAGTCGGACGAATTTACTCTTTTAGGACAGTCTGATTTCACGAGCAAAACGACAATATCTCCAGTCCCATCCCACTCCGATATTCCTAACTCCAAATCAGAAGAAAACAACAAGGTTGCAGAATCCATATGCCAGTGCATGGCTAAAATGGCACGCCCGCCTCAGTCAACAGGTCAAGTTGGTCTGACAAGATCACACGTCAGTGACAGCTTTTCCAATCCCGGCTTCTTACAGATTTTTCAAATAtcttatgcttttttttttttttaatgaacaTCCAATCATTGATTGATGAGTAAACAATCTGGGAAGTTCCTGACATGTCATTGTTGTCCATTTTGGCTCTTGATCTATTTTTTATCCTAAACAATTAAAGATTGACTCCTAAACAATTAAAATGTGTAGTTTAAGGACTTTAGGCCATGTTAAACCTTCGGAATCCAAGGGCATTTTTATCCGACCATAATCAAAAGCATTGAGAACTTAACAAAAAGTAGCCTTCATTTTCCTTGAACTTTTCATCAAGAGGGACatgaaaaatctgatgaaactTGGGCACTCGGatatgaaatcaatgaatttaGAAATTTTATAGAGAAATTTGATGAAGAGTGTAAAGAAAATGAggagttttcttttttcaaaacttCTACTCCTGCTATCGATGCTTTTGATTAAGTTTTCGATGCTTTTGATTATTGTTGAGCAAAATTGGCCCTTAATTTCGTCTGGATTTTTGTCTAAAAGGGCAAGAAGCCCTTAAACTATACATTTTGAAATGCTCAAGGGCTAGTTGGAGACAAAAAATAGATCAGAGGGTCAAAGTGGACAACAATGACCACTAGATTTTTTACTCACCATTGATTCATGAGACCATTAATACCGTAATTATCTAGCCAGGAACCTCAGGCTTGCATGTTATCTATGTACTATATAGAGGCCTCA
This region of Coffea arabica cultivar ET-39 chromosome 3c, Coffea Arabica ET-39 HiFi, whole genome shotgun sequence genomic DNA includes:
- the LOC113734021 gene encoding squamosa promoter-binding-like protein 7 isoform X1, whose translation is MDNSSSPSIAPISPSRHQTHPKPLDMSNASMISAFLEDPTNSSLFDWSDFLDFNIDVEPFASAPFAADQQQQEGPVSPSDSDQVSPPAEDPGRVRKRDPRLVCTNFLAGRVPCACPELDEKLELEEVTALGGPGKKRPRTVRVRAGSNARCQVPGCGADISELKGYHKRHRVCLQCANAGAVVLDGQSKRYCQQCGKFHILSDFDEGKRSCRRKLERHNNRRRRKPNDPKGTVETEHQQTTVAEDVSGDDDAGKDGICLSSENAEKETLLESEGQQSTLCSAHDSQNIQNNSIVTSGSYGDTQIYGEKENPKYSRSPSFCDNKNAFSSVCPTGRISFKLYDWNPAEFPRRLRHQIFQWLASMPVELEGYIRPGCTILTVFIAMPKFMWVKLSEKPAECLHNLVLSPGSMLSGRDTFYIYLNNMIFRVIKGGSSLFKVKVNEQAPKLHHVHHTCFEAGKPMEFVACGSNLLPSKLRFLVSFMGKYLAHDLCVSSSCGKTEGDAGSLNHHSFKISVPQTEPGIFGPAFVEVENEFGLSNFIPVLIGDKEICAEMNIMQQRFAAKPCIKGLQLSATSSCGVSDLRQTEFSEFIMDVAWSLKKPVMKSSTQFLTSVQIKRFTNLLNFLIENESTAILDRVVYYTRVLIDKNFVATNITDADMEHLWMNLDKARDILYQKLRRNEHQLNNSRKFLLGERSFNRSSLDHMSSVATSNSQGEEVTSKAKLTARVDISSSHEGGTTVPLLTGEVVMRVNVSERPGKSCSPLLIKTGFSSRPLIFAVTAATVCIGLCAVLFHPETVGEVATTIRKCLQQNS
- the LOC113734021 gene encoding squamosa promoter-binding-like protein 7 isoform X2, translating into MDNSSSPSIAPISPSRHQTHPKPLDMSNASMISAFLEDPTNSSLFDWSDFLDFNIDVEPFASAPFAADQQQQEGPVSPSDSDQVSPPAEDPGRVRKRDPRLVCTNFLAGRVPCACPELDEKLELEEVTALGGPGKKRPRTVRVRAGSNARCQVPGCGADISELKGYHKRHRVCLQCANAGAVVLDGQSKRYCQQCGKFHILSDFDEGKRSCRRKLERHNNRRRRKPNDPKGTVETEHQQTTVAEDVSGDDDAGKDGICLSSENAEKETLLESEGQQSTLCSAHDSQNIQNNSIVTSGSYGDTQIYGEKENPKYSRSPSFCDNKNAFSSVCPTGRISFKLYDWNPAEFPRRLRHQIFQWLASMPVELEGYIRPGCTILTVFIAMPKFMWVKLSEKPAECLHNLVLSPGSMLSGRDTFYIYLNNMIFRVIKGGSSLFKVKVNEQAPKLHHVHHTCFEAGKPMEFVACGSNLLPSKLRFLVSFMGKYLAHDLCVSSSCGKTEGDAGSLNHHSFKISVPQTEPGIFGPAFVEVENEFGLSNFIPVLIGDKEICAEMNIMQQRFAAKPCIKGLQLSATSSCGVSDLRQTEFSEFIMDVAWSLKKPVMKSSTQFLTSVQIKRFTNLLNFLIENESTAILDRVVYYTRVLIDKNFVATNITDADMEHLWMNLDKARDILYQKLRRNEHQLNNSRKFLLGERSFNRSSLDHMSSVATSNSQVKAFSAAPKWLWVIYDHLGD